The following are from one region of the Prionailurus bengalensis isolate Pbe53 chromosome A2, Fcat_Pben_1.1_paternal_pri, whole genome shotgun sequence genome:
- the KLF15 gene encoding Krueppel-like factor 15 isoform X1 — protein sequence MPEAGNTVGTQQSSLPSWSSRSSGKTGVSWAFLRCRHRHGQASMVDHLLPVDETFSSPKCPVGYLGDRLVGGRAYHMLPSPLSEDDSDASSLCSCASPDSQAVCSCYSGGPGAEGQDSILDFLLSQATLGSGGGSGIGASSGPMAWGSWRRAPAPVKGEHFCFPEFPVGDPDDVPRPFQPTLEEIEEFLEENMELGVKEAPEGSSKDLEACDQLSAGPHRNHLHPGSSGRERGTPPLGSASVGGSQSPGGGPTSDGPIPVLLQIQPVQVKQESGNEPASPGQAPESVKVAQLLVNIQGQTFALVPQVVPSSNVNLPSKFVRIAPVPIAAKPIGSGPLGPGPAGLLMGQKFPKNPAAELIKMHKCTFPGCSKMYTKSSHLKAHLRRHTGEKPFACTWPGCGWRFSRSDELSRHRRSHSGVKPYQCPVCEKKFARSDHLSKHIKVHRFPRSSRSVRAVN from the exons ATGCCGGAAGCTGGGAACACAGTGGGGACCCAGCAGAGCAGCCTGCCTTCCTGGAGTTCACGGTCTAGTGGGAAGACGGGAGTTAGCTGGGCCTTCTTGAGGTG CCGCCACCGGCACGGCCAGGCCAGCATGGTGGACCACTTGCTTCCAGTGGACGAGACCTTCTCGTCACCGAAATGCCCAGTTGGTTATCTGGGTGACAGGCTGGTCGGTGGGCGGGCGTACCACATGCTGCCCTCGCCCCTCTCCGAGGATGACAGTGACGCCTCCAGCCTCTGTTCCTGTGCCAGCCCGGACTCGCAAGCAGTCTGCTCCTGCTATAGCGGTGGCCCGGGTGCTGAGGGCCAGGATAGCATCTTGGACTTCCTGCTGTCCCAGGCCACACTGGGCAGTGGCGGTGGCAGTGGCATTGGGGCCAGCAGTGGCCCCATGGCCTGGGGGTCCTGGCGGCGGGCACCAGCACCTGTGAAGGGGGAACATTTCTGCTTCCCCGAGTTTCCTGTGGGTGACCCTGATGACGTCCCAAGGCCCTTCCAGCCCACCCTGGAGGAGATTGAAGAGTTTCTGGAGGAGAACATGGAGCTGGGGGTCAAGGAGGCCCCAGAGGGCAGCAGCAAGGACTTGGAGGCCTGTGACCAGCTCTCAGCCGGGCCACACAGGAACCACCTCCATCCTGGGTCCAGTGGGAGAGAGCGTGGCACTCCCCCTCTGGGCAGTGCCAGTGTGGGTGGCAGCCAGAGTCCGGGTGGGGGGCCCACATCTGACGGCCCCATCCCCGTGCTGCTGCAGATCCAGCCTGTGCAGGTGAAGCAGGAGTCGGGCAATGAGCCTGCCTCCCCTGGGCAGGCCCCGGAAAGTGTCAAGGTAGCCCAGCTTCTGGTCAACATCCAGGGTCAGACCTTTGCACTGGTGCCCCAGGTGGTGCCCTCCTCCAATGTGAACCTGCCCTCCAAGTTCGTGCGTATCGCCCCTGTGCCCATCGCCGCCAAGCCCATTGGGTCGGGACCCCTGGGGCCTGGCCCCGCCGGCCTACTCATGGGCCAGAAGTTCCCCAAGAATCCAGCGGCAGAACTCATCAAAATGCACAAATGTACTTTCCCTGGCTGCAGCAAGATGTACACCAAGAGCAGCCACCTCAAGGCGCACCTGCGCCGGCACACAGGCGAGAAGCCCTTTGCCTGCACCTGGCCAGGCTGCGGCTGGAG GTTCTCCCGCTCGGACGAGTTGTCGCGGCACCGGCGCTCGCATTCGGGCGTGAAGCCCTACCAGTGTCCCGTGTGCGAGAAGAAGTTCGCGCGGAGCGACCACCTCTCCAAGCACATCAAGGTGCACCGCTTTCCCCGGAGCAGCCGCTCGGTGCGCGCGGTGAACTGA
- the KLF15 gene encoding Krueppel-like factor 15 isoform X2, with protein MVDHLLPVDETFSSPKCPVGYLGDRLVGGRAYHMLPSPLSEDDSDASSLCSCASPDSQAVCSCYSGGPGAEGQDSILDFLLSQATLGSGGGSGIGASSGPMAWGSWRRAPAPVKGEHFCFPEFPVGDPDDVPRPFQPTLEEIEEFLEENMELGVKEAPEGSSKDLEACDQLSAGPHRNHLHPGSSGRERGTPPLGSASVGGSQSPGGGPTSDGPIPVLLQIQPVQVKQESGNEPASPGQAPESVKVAQLLVNIQGQTFALVPQVVPSSNVNLPSKFVRIAPVPIAAKPIGSGPLGPGPAGLLMGQKFPKNPAAELIKMHKCTFPGCSKMYTKSSHLKAHLRRHTGEKPFACTWPGCGWRFSRSDELSRHRRSHSGVKPYQCPVCEKKFARSDHLSKHIKVHRFPRSSRSVRAVN; from the exons ATGGTGGACCACTTGCTTCCAGTGGACGAGACCTTCTCGTCACCGAAATGCCCAGTTGGTTATCTGGGTGACAGGCTGGTCGGTGGGCGGGCGTACCACATGCTGCCCTCGCCCCTCTCCGAGGATGACAGTGACGCCTCCAGCCTCTGTTCCTGTGCCAGCCCGGACTCGCAAGCAGTCTGCTCCTGCTATAGCGGTGGCCCGGGTGCTGAGGGCCAGGATAGCATCTTGGACTTCCTGCTGTCCCAGGCCACACTGGGCAGTGGCGGTGGCAGTGGCATTGGGGCCAGCAGTGGCCCCATGGCCTGGGGGTCCTGGCGGCGGGCACCAGCACCTGTGAAGGGGGAACATTTCTGCTTCCCCGAGTTTCCTGTGGGTGACCCTGATGACGTCCCAAGGCCCTTCCAGCCCACCCTGGAGGAGATTGAAGAGTTTCTGGAGGAGAACATGGAGCTGGGGGTCAAGGAGGCCCCAGAGGGCAGCAGCAAGGACTTGGAGGCCTGTGACCAGCTCTCAGCCGGGCCACACAGGAACCACCTCCATCCTGGGTCCAGTGGGAGAGAGCGTGGCACTCCCCCTCTGGGCAGTGCCAGTGTGGGTGGCAGCCAGAGTCCGGGTGGGGGGCCCACATCTGACGGCCCCATCCCCGTGCTGCTGCAGATCCAGCCTGTGCAGGTGAAGCAGGAGTCGGGCAATGAGCCTGCCTCCCCTGGGCAGGCCCCGGAAAGTGTCAAGGTAGCCCAGCTTCTGGTCAACATCCAGGGTCAGACCTTTGCACTGGTGCCCCAGGTGGTGCCCTCCTCCAATGTGAACCTGCCCTCCAAGTTCGTGCGTATCGCCCCTGTGCCCATCGCCGCCAAGCCCATTGGGTCGGGACCCCTGGGGCCTGGCCCCGCCGGCCTACTCATGGGCCAGAAGTTCCCCAAGAATCCAGCGGCAGAACTCATCAAAATGCACAAATGTACTTTCCCTGGCTGCAGCAAGATGTACACCAAGAGCAGCCACCTCAAGGCGCACCTGCGCCGGCACACAGGCGAGAAGCCCTTTGCCTGCACCTGGCCAGGCTGCGGCTGGAG GTTCTCCCGCTCGGACGAGTTGTCGCGGCACCGGCGCTCGCATTCGGGCGTGAAGCCCTACCAGTGTCCCGTGTGCGAGAAGAAGTTCGCGCGGAGCGACCACCTCTCCAAGCACATCAAGGTGCACCGCTTTCCCCGGAGCAGCCGCTCGGTGCGCGCGGTGAACTGA